The Helicobacter sp. MIT 21-1697 genome segment AAAAATGAGCTTTGGGTAACCCAACCTAATTCAATCAAATTGCGAATATGAGGCAAAAATGCAAGGCTATGCTCACCTTGTGGGATTGATGTGTCCTTGTGCGGGAAGACTTTAGCGAGCAGGATATGCACGATGAAATCCATTTCTCCCTCAAGTAAAGCTTTTGCCATAAATTGCAAAATTTTCCCCTCATTTTCACTACATTTAAGAAATGCGAAAAGACTATTGCTCTGCAAATCTTTGCACGAGATAAAATCAAGATAGTGTTTCATTTATTATCACCCCCCCCCCGTTACTTCCTAGAATCTCAATTTTGCGCGAACAATGTTCAATTGTGCTTAAGCGGTGAGCAATAACAAGAAGTGTTTTATTGCCTGCAATATCGTAGATTTGTTCCATAATATCGGATTCTGTTTGATTATCAAGTGCAGAGGTGGCTTCATCAAGCACAAGAATCTCTGGATCATCATAAATTGCTCTAGCAATACCTATCCTTTGCTTTTGTCCGCCACTTAGCAAAATGCCTCCTTCGCCCACGCGTGTATGAATGCCTTGATGAGATTCTAAAAAGTCAAGAATTTGAGCTTTTTTGCATACTTCTCTTATTTTTTGCTCATCAAGTTTTGAGCCAAAAGCAATATTTTCTGCGACACTTCCATCAAAAAGATAGATTTGTTGCGGGATATAGCCAATTTTTTTCCGCCAAGAGCGAAGATTGTGATTATTAATGGGCACATTATCTACAAGTAATTGTCCCTTTTGAGGCTTATAAATACCAATGATAATATCTACCAAAGTGCTTTTCCCCGCTCCACTCTCTCCTATAAAGGCGACTTTTTCACCTTTTTTTATGCTAAGAGAGAAATTTTGCAAAATGGGTTTATTATCTACATAAGCAAAATCTATGTTTTTAAGCACGATGGAATGTTGAAAATCACAGGGTTCATTATCTTCGTATTCTGTATGATAGATGAGGTTTTCATATACTTTTTTGAGTGCAGATGTATAATAATTCATATAGTTGAGATTATTGAGAATACGCGAGAGAGCAGGGAGGATTCTATAAAGAGCAAGGGCATACATAGAAATGATAGGAATCACTGCACTCGCATCTTGGTATTTAAAGAGAATGTATGCTACACAGGCAATAAGCACACTAAAGCCAATAGTTTCTAGGATTATGCGTGGCAAAGGCATAAGTGTATGCGTGGTAATTTCGGCTTTTGTGCGCTCACGAGAGATAGATTCAAACGCATCATAAATTTCTTTTTGGTTGCCTTTGAGTTTGATAAATTTGAAGTTTCCAAAGGTTTTAGTGATGATTTCGCTGACTTTGGTATTCACTTCTATATTGATTTTTCCATTATCTTTAATTTTATTTGAGAGGAATTTGAGTATAAAAGCCACTTGCACACCTAGTAAAAGAGTAAGCACTAAAGTCATTTTCCAGCTCACAACAAGAAGCAGTGCATACATAAGCATAATGGTAAAAAATTCAGAGGCAAGTTGTAATAAATTCATCAAATAAAGTGATGTATTATTTGCCTCATTGACAATACTTTGGCGAATTTCATCTAGTTTTTTATTTGTAAAATCAAGATAGCTTAATTCTACACTCTTACAAAAAAGCCGATAAGCGAAAAAATGAAATTTCCCAAAAGCAAAACGCGAGAGTGCATAACTATAAAGTGTATTATATATTGCGCGAAACACATAGAATCCAAGCAATAGCCCACTAAAAGCATACATAAAATGCAGTGTATCGGGCATTTGGAGTTTTTCGTAAATTTCTGCTGAAATCCAATATGAAAAAATCATTTGAGGATTGCTGGCAAAAGTAATAAAGGGCATAATAATGCTAATACCCATTGTTTCAATAAGCGAAAGTCCAATCGTAGCAAGAAACAAAAATGCCAAAATGATTTTATCGCGTCTCGTAGTAAGAGAACGTAACATTGTGAGGCTATTTGGCATATTATGTTGCTCTTTAAGTTTTGGCACAATTTTCCTTTAGTATGTTAGAATTTTTAAAAGAAACATTATAG includes the following:
- a CDS encoding ABC transporter ATP-binding protein, with product MPKLKEQHNMPNSLTMLRSLTTRRDKIILAFLFLATIGLSLIETMGISIIMPFITFASNPQMIFSYWISAEIYEKLQMPDTLHFMYAFSGLLLGFYVFRAIYNTLYSYALSRFAFGKFHFFAYRLFCKSVELSYLDFTNKKLDEIRQSIVNEANNTSLYLMNLLQLASEFFTIMLMYALLLVVSWKMTLVLTLLLGVQVAFILKFLSNKIKDNGKINIEVNTKVSEIITKTFGNFKFIKLKGNQKEIYDAFESISRERTKAEITTHTLMPLPRIILETIGFSVLIACVAYILFKYQDASAVIPIISMYALALYRILPALSRILNNLNYMNYYTSALKKVYENLIYHTEYEDNEPCDFQHSIVLKNIDFAYVDNKPILQNFSLSIKKGEKVAFIGESGAGKSTLVDIIIGIYKPQKGQLLVDNVPINNHNLRSWRKKIGYIPQQIYLFDGSVAENIAFGSKLDEQKIREVCKKAQILDFLESHQGIHTRVGEGGILLSGGQKQRIGIARAIYDDPEILVLDEATSALDNQTESDIMEQIYDIAGNKTLLVIAHRLSTIEHCSRKIEILGSNGGGVIINETLS